A genomic window from Sorex araneus isolate mSorAra2 chromosome 2, mSorAra2.pri, whole genome shotgun sequence includes:
- the TEDDM1 gene encoding transmembrane epididymal protein 1 yields the protein MGSFAGHLLPGMIFLIFSLYYSVLLSFALLRGQRFLKAPLPPKEKRGRRCWQVVPVEGVMKVVVTMTGILPELFYPLGVNRMKMVDWEDPRRPFLFKDNWHHITMYGFFLVSGVVDIVSQSCQARQNVRLERAAESLAFCVVALLMASHLGNKSALEVRVHILFIVPTLLVSLALFVEIWVPDHPGVWVVKVWMGLVLSNWMLQLGVLMYVPPTGQPWRSENPVDMAFVILFFCWHLGLAAALMATIYGLCSLWHHRCSSWTEASEAKYQLCPTAYSQEELEKLQAEAELLREGV from the coding sequence ATGGGCTCCTTCGCCGGACACCTGCTCCCGGGGATGATCTTCCTGATCTTCTCTCTCTACTACTCCGTGCTGCTGTCTTTCGCTCTGCTCCGGGGACAGAGGTTTCTCaaagcccctctgccccccaaggAGAAGCGGGGGCGCCGGTGCTGGCAGGTGGTCCCCGTGGAAGGGGTGATGAAGGTGGTGGTCACCATGACCGGCATCCTCCCCGAGCTCTTCTACCCGCTGGGCGTGAACCGGATGAAGATGGTCGACTGGGAGGACCCGCGGCGGCCCTTTCTGTTCAAGGACAACTGGCATCACATCACCATGTACGGCTTCTTCCTGGTCAGCGGCGTGGTGGACATCGTGAGCCAGTCGTGCCAGGCCCGACAGAACGTCAGGCTGGAGAGAGCGGCCGAGTCCCTGGCCTTCTGCGTCGTGGCTCTGCTCATGGCCAGCCACCTGGGGAACAAGAGTGCCCTGGAGGTCCGCGTGCACATCCTCTTCATCGTGCCCACCCTGCTGGTCAGCTTGGCGCTCTTCGTGGAGATCTGGGTCCCGGACCACCCCGGGGTCTGGGTGGTCAAGGTCTGGATGGGGCTTGTGCTCAGCAACTGGATGTTGCAGCTGGGGGTGCTCATGTACGTGCCCCCGACCGGGCAGCCGTGGCGCTCCGAAAACCCCGTGGACATGGCCTTCGTCATCCTCTTCTTCTGCTGGCACCTGGGCTTGGCAGCGGCCTTGATGGCCACCATCTACGGCCTCTGCAGCCTCTGGCACCATCGCTGCTCCTCCTGGACCGAGGCCTCAGAGGCCAAGTACCAGCTGTGCCCCACGGCCTACAgccaggaggagctggagaagcTCCAGGCAGAGGCAGAACTGCTCCGTGAGGGCGTCTGA